A genomic region of Paroedura picta isolate Pp20150507F chromosome 4, Ppicta_v3.0, whole genome shotgun sequence contains the following coding sequences:
- the C4H1orf116 gene encoding specifically androgen-regulated gene protein — protein MPKKDLWGGTTDLDPAAVVGSVDSCDSMISNDSNQSEMSDSGYDYLSVEEKECLMFLQETLDSLDAEADSGLSTDEAEIAGPTRHPRTWPQRDNPKELDHENAGRHPKNEQKSKKSVFDFIPVTTSPGYHSLPRNVGVRKDSQTNRYSLRETAGSNVDDPNTLPQLHLNSWGSHKLETADISNDQPSISAHIKNTDLESVVIPPPEPFQDQWRSHFTTGQEVPLLNNDSCKDIEKQRPYHSEVKRNIDIIEGYEARAGQQQLSSEKVELTFGKQAVLKPLSPQPNKKITECTKAYYKQPTVEEAALDPSLKQGPPTAPKPRKLPPNIILKTSKSNMSLTVESSSKLKVLAPSNGRPRAATGDFSTEKIHSLQKEQDRARREALEKLGLPQDKDPDDHGAKNSALPKSRENPRTSSRENVNVDNIAVNKKPEQQHSQLGGNGFRPMEINVPGIKQVSFKSNTLERSGVGLSSYISSGSEVKNIKNNASFGTTPFLDKIAPSFLKNNRPRTTSLGMGSDFADLKENRMQNYEIEKSDKRRSYPLQNPAKLPRPPCVSVKITPKGATDEDRKEALKKLGLLKD, from the exons ATGCCTAAGAAGGACTTGTGGGGAGGGACAACTGACTTGGATCCTGCAGCAGTTGTTGGTAGTGTGGACAGCTGTGACAGTATGATCAGCAATGACTCCAACCAATCTGAAATG AGTGACAGTGGCTATGACTATCTATCTGTGGAAGAGAAAGAATGTCTGATGTTCCTTCAAGAAACACTAGATTCACTAGATGCTGAAGCAGACAGTGGGCTTTCTACTGATGAGGCTGAAATTGCTGGACCTACCAGGCATCCACGGACGTGGCCTCAGAGAGACAATCCTAAAG AACTGgaccatgaaaatgctggaagacATCCAAAAAATGAACAGAAGAGCAAAAAAAGTGTTTTTGATTTTATTCCTGTTACCACAAGTCCAGGCTACCACAGCCTTCCAAGGAATGTTGGTGTAAGAAAAGACTCACAAACAAACAGATATTCACTTAGAGAGACAGCAGGATCTAATGTTGATGATCCAAACACACTTCCTCAGTTGCACCTGAATTCATGGGGGTCACATAAGCTTGAGACTGCGGACATATCAAATGACCAGCCCAGTATAAGTGCCCACATAAAAAACACTGACTTGGAATCTGTAGTCATTCCACCCCCTGAGCCATTTCAGGATCAGTGGAGAAGCCATTTCACAACAGGGCAGGAGGTGCCACTTCTTAATAATGATTCCTGCAAGgatattgaaaagcagagaccTTATCACTCTGAGGTTAAGAGAAATATTGACATAATAGAAGGTTATGAGGCTAGAGCTGGCCAACAGCAGCTGTCATCAGAGAAGGTGGAGCTGACATTTGGAAAACAAGCTGTTCTAAAACCTCTGTCTCCACAGCCTAACAAGAAGATAACTGAATGTACCAAAGCCTATTATAAACAACCTACAGTGGAGGAAGCTGCCCTGGATCCCAGCCTCAAGCAAGGTCCTCCCACCGCTCCAAAGCCCAGGAAACTGCCCCCAAACATTATCCtcaaaaccagcaaaagcaatatGTCACTCACTGTGGAGTCCAGTTCCAAATTAAAAGTGCTTGCTCCATCAAATGGCAGACCCAGAGCAGCAACAGGTGACTTTTCCACAGAAAAGATACATTCTCTTCAGAAAGAACAAGACAGAGCCAGGCGAGAGGCTCTTGAGAAACTAGGTCTCCCACAAGATAAAGATCCAGATGATCATGGGGCCAAAAACTCTGCTCTCCCAAAATCCAGAGAGAATCCAAGGACTAGCAGCAGGGAGAATGTAAATGTCGATAATATTGCTGTGAATAAGAAACCTGAGCAGCAGCATAGCCAGCTTGGAGGGAACGGCTTCCGCCCTATGGAGATCAATGTTCCAGGTATTAAACAGGTGAGCTTTAAATCCAACACACTGGAACGATCAGGAGTGGGCTTGAGCAGCTACATCTCTTCTGGCAGTGAGGTTAAGAATATTAAGAACAATGCCTCATTTGGCACAACACCCTTTTTGGACAAAATAGCTCCAAGTTTTCTCAAGAACAACCGGCCACGTACAACTTCCCTTGGGATGGGAAGTGACTTCGCTGATCTGAAGGAGAACAGAATGCAGAATTATGAAATAGAAAAAAGTGATAAGCGGAGATCTTACCCACTTCAAAACCCTGCCAAGCTTCCCAGGCCCCCTTGTGTCAGTGTAAAAATCACACCTAAGGGGGCCACAGATGAGGACCGAAAGGAGGCTCTGAAAAAGCTTGGCCTGTTGAAAGATTAA